One stretch of Glycine soja cultivar W05 chromosome 7, ASM419377v2, whole genome shotgun sequence DNA includes these proteins:
- the LOC114418598 gene encoding aluminum-activated malate transporter 9-like, with protein MMGSTGRVAKLGSFRHSFAEKKERLLSMKGGGYSQIGIGIALPESDEEDQSPTRRSCCSYRAVSDGIVGAWKTAKHVVARAWEMGRSDPRKIIFSAKMGLALILLSLLIFLKQPFEDISKHSVWAILTVVVVFEFSIGATLSKGLNRGLGTLLAGGLALGMGLLSKLAGKWEETIIVISIFTAGFCVTYAKQYPTMKAYEYGFRVFLITYCFIIVSGYRTGEFVETAVDRFLLIALGAAVALGVNVCIYPIWAGEDLHKLVAKNFVGVAASLEGVVNNYLNCIEYERVPSKILTYQASEDVVYKGYRSAVESTSTEDSLMGFAVWEPPHGRYKMLRYPWQNYVKVSGALRHCAFMVMAMHGCILSEIQAPPEKRQVFSREVQKLGSEAAKILRELGNKVKKMEKLGEEDILYEVHEAAEELQQKIDKKSFLLVNSESWEIGNRPRGEGDPQDLLNMNEERHFLEYKSLSEAVLDLRTAKVPRSWGELATPDNKPAAPIGVGDENLFKKQISWPAHISFKADAGTREEESKTYESASSLSLATFTSLLIEFVARLQNLVDSFEELGEKAKFKDPLEQAPPTSGGFWNRLCNCLTFKD; from the exons ATGATGGGTTCAACGGGGAGGGTGGCGAAGCTGGGTTCCTTCCGCCACAGCTTCGCGGAGAAGAAGGAGAGGCTGCTCTCCATGAAGGGCGGCGGTTACTCCCAAATAGGGATAGGGATTGCGCTGCCGGAGTCCGACGAGGAGGACCAGTCGCCGACGCGGAGGAGCTGCTGCTCCTACCGCGCCGTCTCGGACGGGATCGTCGGCGCGTGGAAGACCGCGAAGCACGTGGTGGCGAGGGCGTGGGAAATGGGTCGCTCCGATCCCAGAAAGATCATATTCTCCGCCAAAATGGGACTCGCTCTCATTCTTCTTTCGCTTTTGATATTTCTGAAACAGCCCTTTGAGGACATTAGTAAACACTCCGTTTGGGCCATTCTCACTGTCGTTGTCGTCTTCGAATTCAGCATAG GGGCAACTCTTAGCAAAGGGCTTAACAGAGGATTGGGGACTTTGTTAGCTGGGGGACTAGCTTTGGGAATGGGACTTTTATCAAAATTGGCTGGAAAATGGGAAGAAACCATTATAGTTATTAGCATTTTCACTGCAG GATTTTGTGTCACATATGCAAAACAATATCCAACAATGAAGGCTTATGAATATGGTTTCCGTGTGTTCTTGATCACCTATTGCTTCATTATTGTATCAGGGTATCGTACAGGAGAGTTTGTTGAAACAGCTGTAGATAGATTTTTGCTCATTGCACTGGGTGCTGCTGTGGCTCTGGGGgtaaatgtatgtatatatCCAATCTGGGCTGGTGAGGATCTACACAAGCTTGTGGCAAAAAATTTCGTGGGCGTTGCAGCATCATTGGAAG GTGTTGTAAATAACTATCTTAATTGCATTGAATATGAGAGAGTGCCTTCAAAAATTCTCACGTACCAAGCTTCTGAGGATGTGGTTTACAAAGGCTACAGATCAGCTGTTGAATCTACAAGCACAGAGGATTCATTG ATGGGTTTTGCTGTCTGGGAGCCACCTCATGGTCGATACAAAATGCTTAGATATCCATGGCAAAATTATGTGAAAGTAAGTGGAGCATTAAGGCATTGTGCGTTTATGGTCATGGCTATGCATGGATGTATACTTTCTGAAATACAG GCTCCACCTGAGAAGAGGCAAGTGTTTAGTAGGGAGGTTCAAAAGCTAGGTTCTGAAGCAGCCAAAATTCTACGAGAACTTGGGAACAAAGTAAAAAAGATGGAGAAACTAGGCGAGGAAGACATTCTTTATGAAGTTCACGAGGCAGCAGAAGAATTGCAACAGAAGATTGACAAAAAATCCTTCCTCCTTGTAAATTCAGAGAGCTGGGAAATTGGAAACCGTCCAAGAGGGGAGGGTGATCCTCAAGACCTCTTGAACATGAATGAAGAAAGACACTTTTTGGAGTACAAGTCTCTCAGTGAAGCTGTGCTTGACCTCAGAACTGCCAAGGTTCCAAGAAGTTGGGGAGAACTAGCAACTCCTGACAACAAACCTGCAGCACCTATAGGTGTTGGTGATGAAAACTTGTTCAAGAAACAGATATCTTGGCCTGCTCATATTTCATTTAAAGCAGATGCAGGGACAAGAGAGGAAGAATCTAAAACCTATGAAAGTGCTAGTTCACTGTCTCTAGCAACATTTACATCCCTTCTTATTGAGTTTGTGGCTAGGCTCCAgaaccttgtggattctttTGAAGAGTTAGGTGAGAAAGCAAAATTTAAGGACCCTCTTGAGCAAGCACCACCAACATCTGGTGGGTTTTGGAACAGGTTGTGTAATTGTTTGACATTCAAGGACTGA
- the LOC114418595 gene encoding lysine-specific histone demethylase 1 homolog 1-like translates to MAEPPSPPSPPQPPPPAQSVSPENDVAMSPHNLDLQNSSEDPDSSFPTQTTPEPAVPDSPDSTTTRPDPNPPPRKRRRRKKFFTELTTGTSTRRNDVAKDCDVEALIAISVGFPVDSLTEEEIEANVVSTVGGSEQSNYIVVRNHILARWRSNVSVWLTHDQALRSIRSEHKGLVETAYRFLLEHGYINFGLAHEIKTLKQKPFDGSDRGTVIVIGAGFAGLVAARQLVFMGFKVVILEGRTRPGGRVKTKKMSGDGVEAAADFGGSVLTGINGNPLGVLARQLGLPLHKVRDICPLYLADGRSVDSEVDSRVEVSFNKLLERVCKLRQAMIEEVKSVDVPLGTALEAFRRVYKVAEDKEERMLLNWHLANLEYANATLMSNLSMAYWDQDDPYEMGGDHCFIPGGNEKFVRALAEDLPIFYGRTVECVKYGSDGVLVCAAGQEFRGDMALCTVPLGVLKKGDIEFVPELPQRKKDAIHRLGFGLLNKVAILFPYNFWGGDIDTFGHLTEDLSMRGEFFLFYSYSSVSGGPLLVALVAGEAAIRFEMMSPVESVKRVLDILKDIFNPKGIVVPDPVQAVCTRWGKDHFAYGSYSYVAVGSSGDDYDILAESVGDGRVFFAGEATSKQYPATMHGAFLSGMREAANILRVAKRRSSMTIDTTKSVNQENDDLNKLFVKPDLTFGSFSALFDLNLNDHDSSSLLRVKIGGVVLDSGSLYLYAWLSKKRVIELSQVEGDENRMRMLNRNFGVSLVGRKGLSSAAESLIANIKLSRPNFNEAENGLMAEKENS, encoded by the coding sequence ATGGCAGAACCCCCGtcaccaccatcaccaccacaaccaccaccaccagcgCAATCCGTTTCACCGGAAAACGACGTCGCAATGTCCCCCCATAACCTCGACCTCCAAAACTCCTCCGAAGACCCTGACTCCTCCTTCCCCACCCAAACGACACCCGAGCCCGCCGTTCCAGACTCCCCGGACTCCACCACGACCCGACCCGACCCGAATCCACCTCCGCGGAAACGACGCCGTCGAAAGAAGTTCTTCACGGAACTCACCACCGGGACCTCTACGCGCCGAAACGACGTCGCCAAGGACTGCGACGTGGAAGCCCTAATCGCGATCTCGGTAGGGTTCCCCGTGGACTCTTTAAcggaagaagagattgaagcaaACGTGGTTTCCACCGTCGGAGGCTCCGAACAATCCAACTACATCGTCGTCCGAAACCACATATTGGCGCGTTGGCGGTCCAACGTTTCGGTCTGGTTAACCCATGACCAGGCCCTCCGGTCGATCCGGTCCGAACACAAGGGTTTGGTCGAAACCGCTTACCGGTTCCTGCTGGAGCACGGTTACATAAACTTCGGCCTCGCGCATGAGATCAAAACCCTAAAGCAGAAACCTTTCGATGGGTCCGACCGAGGAACGGTGATTGTGATCGGTGCCGGGTTCGCGGGTTTGGTTGCGGCGAGACAATTGGTGTTTATGGGGTTTAAAGTTGTGATTTTGGAAGGTAGGACCCGACCCGGTGGGAGGGTTAAGACTAAGAAGATGAGTGGTGATGGGGTTGAGGCTGCAGCGGATTTCGGTGGGAGTGTCCTCACTGGAATAAATGGGAACCCTCTTGGGGTTCTTGCTAGGCAATTGGGTTTGCCTTTGCATAAGGTGAGGGATATTTGCCCTCTCTATTTGGCTGATGGGAGGAGTGTTGACTCTGAGGTTGACTCTAGGGTTGAGGTTTCGTTTAACAAGTTGTTGGAGAGGGTTTGTAAGCTGAGACAGGCGATGATTGAGGAGGTGAAGTCGGTGGACGTGCCGTTGGGGACGGCATTGGAGGCATTCCGAAGGGTTTATAAGGTGGCTGAGGATAAGGAGGAGAGGATGTTGCTGAATTGGCACCTTGCGAATTTGGAGTATGCGAATGCAACTCTCATGTCGAATTTGTCGATGGCATATTGGGATCAGGATGATCCCTATGAGATGGGTGGTGATCATTGCTTCATTCCTGGGGGGAATGAGAAATTTGTTCGTGCATTGGCGGAGGATTTGCCGATTTTCTATGGGAGGACTGTAGAGTGTGTGAAGTATGGGAGTGATGGGGTGCTGGTTTGTGCTGCTGGGCAGGAGTTTAGGGGGGACATGGCGCTTTGTACCGTGCCATTGGGGGTGCTAAAGAAGGGGGATATTGAGTTTGTGCCTGAGCTTCCTCAGAGGAAGAAGGATGCTATTCATAGGTTGGGGTTTGGGTTGTTGAACAAGGTTGCAATATTGTTTCCTTATAATTTCTGGGGTGGGGACATTGACACGTTTGGTCATTTGACTGAGGATTTGAGTATGAGAGGGGAGTTTTTTCTGTTCTATAGCTACTCCTCGGTGTCTGGGGGCCCGCTTCTGGTTGCGCTTGTTGCTGGGGAGGCTGCGATTAGGTTTGAAATGATGTCGCCGGTGGAGTCTGTGAAGAGGGTGTTGGACATTCTGAAGGATATTTTTAATCCAAAGGGGATTGTTGTTCCGGATCCAGTTCAGGCGGTTTGTACTCGGTGGGGGAAGGATCACTTTGCATATGGATCTTACTCTTATGTTGCGGTTGGATCTTCAGGAGATGATTACGATATTCTTGCAGAGAGTGTTGGAGATGGGAGAGTGTTCTTCGCTGGAGAGGCAACTAGCAAACAGTATCCTGCGACTATGCACGGCGCGTTCCTCAGCGGAATGAGAGAGGCTGCAAACATTTTGAGAGTGGCAAAGAGGAGGTCTTCGATGACTATTGATACAACAAAAAGTGTCAACCAGGAGAATGATGATTTGAACAAATTATTTGTGAAACCTGATCTGACATTTGGGAGCTTCTCTGCCTTGTTTGATCTAAATTTGAATGATCATGATTCCAGTTCATTACTGAGGGTTAAAATTGGAGGAGTTGTGTTGGACTCTGGCAGTCTTTATCTTTATGCCTGGCTTTCAAAGAAGCGGGTCATTGAGTTGAGTCAGGTGGAGGGAGATGAGAACAGGATGAGAATGTTAAACCGCAATTTTGGGGTGAGTTTGGTTGGGAGGAAGGGTTTAAGTAGTGCTGCTGAATCTCTTATTGCTAACATAAAACTTTCTAGACCCAACTTTAATGAAGCGGAAAATGGCCTTATGGCTGAGAAGGAAAATTCTTAG
- the LOC114418597 gene encoding serine/threonine-protein phosphatase 2A 65 kDa regulatory subunit A beta isoform-like codes for MAMVDQPLYPIAVLIDELKNEDIQLRLNSIRRLSTIARALGEDRTRKELIPFLSENNDDDDEVLLAMAEELGVFIPYVGGVDHANVLLPPLETLCTVEETCVRDKSVESLCRIGAQMREQDLVEHFIPLVKRLAAGEWFTARVSSCGLFHIAYPSAPESVKTELRAIYGQLCQDDMPMVRRSAATNLGKFAATVEAPHLKSDIMSVFEDLTQDDQDSVRLLAVEGCAALGKLLEPQDCVAHILPVIVNFSQDKSWRVRYMVANQLYELCEAVGPDPTRSELVPAYVRLLRDNEAEVRIAAAGKVTKFSRILNPDLAIQHILPCVKELSTDSSQHVRSALASVIMGMAPVLGKDATIEQLLPIFLSLLKDEFPDVRLNIISKLDQVNQVIGIDLLSQSLLPAIVELAEDRHWRVRLAIIEYIPLLASQLGVGFFDDKLGALCMQWLKDKVYSIRDAAANNIKRLAEEFGPDWAMQHIIPQVLDMVTDPHYLYRMTILQAISLLAPVLGSEITSSKLLPLVINASKDRVPNIKFNVAKVLQSLIPIVDQSVVESTIRPCLVELSEDPDVDVRFFASQALQSSDQVKMSS; via the exons ATGGCGATGGTGGACCAGCCTCTGTATCCGATTGCCGTTTTGATCGACGAGTTGAAGAACGAGGACATTCAGCTGCGCCTGAACTCGATCCGGAGGCTCTCCACGATCGCGCGCGCGCTCGGCGAGGACCGCACGCGGAAGGAGCTGATTCCGTTCCTCAGCGAGAACAACGACGATGACGACGAAGTGCTTCTCGCAATGGCCGAGGAATTAGGCGTCTTCATTCCCTACGTCGGAGGCGTCGACCACGCCAACGTGCTTCTTCCTCCCTTGGAGACTCTCTGCACCGTTGAGGAAACCTGCGTCAGAGACAAATCGGTGGAGTCGCTGTGCAGAATTGGAGCACAGATGAGGGAGCAAGACTTGGTTGAGCACTTCATTCCTTTAGTTAAG AGGCTGGCTGCTGGTGAGTGGTTCACGGCACGGGTTTCGTCGTGTGGTTTGTTCCATATTGCTTACCCCAGTGCACCAGAGTCGGTGAAGACTGAACTGAGAGCCATATATGGTCAGCTGTGTCAAGATGATATGCCCATGGTTAGGAGATCCGCTGCCACAAACCTGGGAAAGTTTGCCGCAACTGTTGAAGCTCCTCACTTGAAATCTGACATCATGTCTGTGTTTGAGGATCTCACACAGGATG ATCAAGATTCTGTTCGGCTACTTGCTGTTGAGGGTTGTGCAGCTCTGGGAAAATTGTTGGAACCTCAAGATTGTGTGGCACATATTCTTCCTGTCATAGTCAATTTTTCTCAG GATAAGTCATGGCGTGTTCGTTACATGGTTGCTAATCAACTATATGAGCTATGTGAAGCTGTTGGTCCTGACCCCACCAG GTCAGAATTGGTCCCTGCATATGTTCGTCTGCTGCGTGATAATGAGGCTGAAGTACGTATTGCTGCTGCTGGGAAAGTAACTAAGTTTTCCCGCATTTTAAATCCTGACCTTGCCATTCAGCATATTCTACCATGTGTGAAG GAGTTATCAACAGATTCATCTCAACATGTTCGCTCTGCACTGGCTTCCGTTATAATGGGTATGGCACCAGTGTTAGGGAAG GATGCTACAATTGAGCAACTTCTGCctattttcctttctcttttgaaaGACGAGTTTCCTGATGTCAGGCTAAATATTATCAGCAAGCTTGATCAAGTGAACCAG GTTATTGGTATTGATTTGTTATCTCAGTCTCTGTTGCCAGCCATAGTAGAACTAGCTGAGGATCGGCACTGGAGAGTTCGACTTGCAATCATAGAATACATACCCTTATTGGCAAGCCAGTTGGGTGTTGGTTTTTTTGATGATAAGCTTGGAGCTCTTTGCATGCAATGGCTAAAGGACAAG GTATACTCAATCCGTGATGCAGCCGCTAATAACATCAAACGCTTGGCAGAAGAATTTGGACCGGATTGGGCAATGCAGCACATTATTCCCCAG GTTTTGGACATGGTTACTGATCCACATTATCTGTATCGGATGACAATTTTACAAGCAATTTCTCTACTAGCTCCTGTTCTGGGCTCGGAGATTACTTCTTCAAAACTGCTCCCTCTGGTCATTAATGCATCAAAGGATAG GGTACCCAATATCAAATTCAATGTAGCTAAAGTGTTGCAGTCTCTCATCCCAATTGTTGATCAGTCT GTTGTTGAGAGTACCATCCGTCCCTGTCTGGTTGAGCTCAGTGAGGATCCAGATGTTGATGTTAGGTTTTTCGCCTCACAAGCACTACAATCTAGTGATCAAGTCAAGATGTCTAGCTAG